A section of the Labrus bergylta chromosome 21, fLabBer1.1, whole genome shotgun sequence genome encodes:
- the LOC109996058 gene encoding L-seryl-tRNA(Sec) kinase, translating into MAAGESAGGVGRVPVCLCVLCGLPAAGKSTLARRLPSTAAQHGWKVCVVPYDDLIPERAFQNRVEEDGVDFHDMHTKWKSHRQAVLRCIEQFLEEPQDLTELPSSRQISRAAWEQCIEALQQQQPPYDHDQAPLLFLLDDNFYYPSMRYEVYQLARQRSLGFCQVYLQCDLESCISRNQSRSKPVPTEVIVEMVKRLEPPNVQKNSWEKNSISLSTTDNLPDRDVQRVMELIASAMSNPLFPVEDNTEQTEADRLRCATSVVHQADQACRRLISDAMKTARGNQVPPGHMKCLAAQLNESKAAFLLNLRRQMLQEATFIREEDMDVERVVKRAVDVFDHERKEVLSQIITGIK; encoded by the exons ATGGCAGCAGGCGAGTCTGCGGGTGGTGTCGGGCGGGTTCCGGTCTGCCTGTGTGTCCTCTGCGGGCTGCCTGCTGCTGGGAAGTCCACGCTGGCCCGCAGGCTCCCCAGCACCGCAGCGCAACACGGATGGAAAGTCTGCGTGGTGCCGTACGATGACTTGATCCCCGAGCGTGCCTTTCaaaacagagtggaggaggacgGTGTCGACTTTCACGACATG CACACCAAATGGAAGTCCCACAGACAGGCAGTACTGCGATGCATCGAGCAGTTCTTGGAGGAGCCTCAAGATTTAACAGAACTTCCAAGCAGCCGCCAGATCAGCAGAGCTGCGTGGGAACAGTGCATCgaagctctgcagcagcagcagccgccttATGATCACGACCAGGCACCGCTTCTCTTTCTGCTGGATGACAACTTCTACTATCCAAGCATGAGATATGAAGTTTACCAACTTGCAAGACAGC GCTCGCTCGGTTTCTGTCAGGTCTATCTGCAGTGTGATTTGGAGTCGTGCATCAGCAGGAACCAGAGCAGGTCTAAACCTGTTCCCACCGAGGTGATCGTGGAGATGGTGAAGCGTTTGGAGCCTCCGAATGTACAGAAGAACTCGTGGGAGAAAAACAGCATTTCACTCAGCACCACAGACAACTTGCCTGACAGAGACGT ACAGAGGGTGATGGAGTTGATCGCCTCTGCAATGAGCAACCCACTGTTCCCTGTTGAGGACAACACAGAGCAAACG GAGGCAGACCGCCTCAGATGTGCCACCAGTGTGGTTCACCAAGCTGACCAGGCCTGTCGCCGCCTCATCTCTGACGCCATGAAGACAGCCAGAG GAAATCAAGTTCCTCCAGGGCACATGAAGTGTTTGGCCGCTCAGCTGAATGAATCCAAAGCCGCGTTTCTCCTCAACCTGCGCAGACAGATGCTTCAGGAGGCGACCTTCATACGGGAGGAGGACATGGACGTGGAACGTGTGGTGAAAAGAGCGGTGGACGTTTTTGATCATGAGAGGAAGGAAGTCCTCTCTCAGATCATAACTGGAATAAAATGA